In Amycolatopsis sp. EV170708-02-1, the following are encoded in one genomic region:
- the ovoA gene encoding 5-histidylcysteine sulfoxide synthase has protein sequence MTSTSTLEPWERNAVKHSDERLNGARDPQWWYTGVRPEPGRCPGVAESGEIRALPLPDLSVCSREEVLDYFDNAWTLHEVLFAGLKGAEAFYRPPDHNLRHPMIFYYGHTTALYVNKLRVSGLLDAPIDAYLEHVLEMGVDENSWDDMSKNDMVWPSVSEVKDYRAEVYRTVVGIIERTPFAPDLGRPVTMDDQAWALLLAIEHDRIHLETSSVLIREMRPSLVERPAAWPAPSPLRRTTETGKPEPDSVPANGTVTVPGRTARLGKPQSFPSYGWDSAYGSRRQELPDFEVARCLVSNGEFHGFVADGGYRRPELWSAEGEAWRRFRNTKWPRFWVPTGPTGLHAFRLRTLFDEIDMPWDWPVVVNYHEAKAFAAWRSEKDGREYRLPTEAEYFLLRDLPERPGVADDVVMRLDGAQLRETGINLGLAWGSEGPVDHSPTTSQGLHDAGGNLWAWSEDTFNPLEGFTPHPYYEDFSVPSYGGQHQLILGGAYISTGELGSIWARHFYRPHFLQQAGIRLVVTPESTMDGAARTDLDRALLGQYGTAEQVFGRAGHPLAATVGHPDRLVRRFVEAADEAGVELRRVADLATAAGGLAFSLAGRPIEVVGLDDRPLFVATAKRLAEGWDVGFQVPGRGEQHARRPSIAPGGDVSFTLAEAGRPPAALGTFDGVIVADAFDRLGGAAGYLRPLAGSENFLRAGGLLLVALPRASAAELANVLGEAFEQLSESTEPSLTKADGHRYEITDLEVSIWRKR, from the coding sequence ATGACGTCGACGTCCACCTTGGAACCTTGGGAGAGAAACGCGGTCAAGCACTCCGACGAGCGGCTGAACGGAGCCCGCGATCCACAGTGGTGGTACACCGGGGTCCGTCCCGAACCCGGCCGCTGCCCGGGCGTGGCCGAATCCGGCGAGATCAGAGCGCTGCCGCTGCCCGATCTCTCCGTCTGCAGCCGCGAAGAGGTGCTCGACTACTTCGACAACGCGTGGACGCTGCACGAGGTGCTCTTCGCCGGATTGAAGGGCGCGGAAGCGTTCTATCGTCCTCCGGACCACAACCTGCGGCACCCGATGATCTTCTACTACGGCCACACGACCGCGCTGTACGTCAACAAGCTGCGGGTCTCCGGGCTGCTGGACGCGCCGATCGACGCCTACCTCGAGCATGTCCTGGAGATGGGCGTCGACGAGAACTCGTGGGACGACATGTCGAAGAACGACATGGTGTGGCCGTCGGTTTCGGAGGTGAAGGACTACCGGGCCGAGGTGTACCGGACGGTCGTCGGCATCATCGAGCGCACCCCGTTCGCCCCGGATCTCGGGCGTCCGGTGACGATGGACGACCAGGCCTGGGCCCTGCTGCTGGCGATCGAGCACGATCGCATCCATCTGGAGACCAGTTCGGTGCTGATCCGCGAAATGCGGCCGAGCCTGGTCGAACGGCCCGCCGCGTGGCCCGCGCCGTCGCCGCTGCGCCGCACCACCGAGACCGGTAAGCCCGAGCCGGATTCCGTGCCCGCCAACGGCACCGTCACCGTGCCCGGGCGCACGGCCCGGCTGGGCAAGCCGCAGTCCTTCCCGTCCTACGGCTGGGACAGCGCGTACGGCTCGCGCCGTCAGGAATTGCCGGACTTCGAGGTGGCCCGCTGTCTGGTGAGCAACGGCGAGTTCCATGGTTTCGTCGCCGACGGCGGTTACCGGCGGCCGGAGTTGTGGTCGGCGGAGGGCGAGGCGTGGCGGCGTTTCCGCAACACCAAATGGCCGCGGTTCTGGGTGCCCACCGGACCGACCGGGCTGCACGCGTTCCGGTTGCGCACGCTGTTCGACGAGATCGACATGCCGTGGGACTGGCCGGTGGTGGTGAACTACCACGAGGCCAAGGCCTTCGCCGCCTGGCGGTCCGAAAAGGACGGACGGGAGTACCGGCTGCCGACCGAAGCGGAGTACTTCCTGCTGCGCGACCTTCCGGAACGCCCCGGTGTCGCGGACGACGTCGTCATGCGGCTCGACGGCGCGCAACTGCGTGAGACGGGTATCAACCTGGGCCTGGCCTGGGGTTCGGAGGGCCCGGTCGACCACTCGCCGACGACGTCGCAGGGCCTGCACGACGCCGGCGGCAACCTGTGGGCGTGGAGCGAGGACACCTTCAACCCGCTCGAAGGGTTCACGCCGCACCCTTACTACGAGGACTTCTCGGTGCCCAGTTACGGCGGCCAGCATCAGCTGATCCTGGGCGGCGCCTACATCAGCACCGGCGAGCTGGGCAGCATCTGGGCGCGGCACTTCTACCGGCCGCATTTCCTGCAGCAGGCGGGAATCCGGCTGGTCGTCACGCCGGAGTCCACTATGGACGGTGCTGCCCGGACGGACCTCGACAGGGCTCTGCTCGGCCAGTACGGCACCGCCGAACAGGTCTTCGGCCGGGCCGGGCATCCGCTGGCGGCGACCGTCGGCCATCCGGACCGGCTGGTCCGGAGGTTCGTCGAGGCCGCCGACGAAGCCGGGGTCGAGCTGCGGCGGGTCGCCGATCTCGCCACCGCGGCGGGCGGGCTGGCGTTCTCGCTGGCCGGGCGGCCGATCGAGGTCGTCGGCCTCGACGACCGGCCGTTGTTCGTCGCGACGGCGAAGCGGCTGGCCGAAGGCTGGGACGTCGGCTTCCAGGTACCAGGGCGCGGCGAGCAGCACGCGCGGCGGCCGTCGATCGCGCCGGGCGGCGACGTGTCCTTCACCCTCGCCGAGGCCGGACGCCCACCCGCGGCGCTCGGCACGTTCGACGGCGTGATCGTGGCCGACGCCTTCGACCGGCTCGGCGGCGCCGCGGGCTACCTGCGTCCGCTCGCCGGCTCGGAGAACTTCCTGCGCGCCGGAGGGCTGCTCCTCGTGGCACTCCCCCGGGCGTCGGCCGCCGAGCTGGCGAACGTCCTCGGCGAGGCGTTCGAGCAGCTGTCCGAAAGCACGGAGCCGAGCCTGACCAAGGCCGACGGGCACCGGTACGAGATCACCGATCTGGAGGTCTCCATCTGGCGTAAACGCTGA
- a CDS encoding TetR family transcriptional regulator, whose translation MAKRGDRGGSRTRAHIAEVATGLFVERGFDDVTVAEVAAAAGVSKVTVFSHFDRKEDLALDRLPDAVGIARATIRDRPDGVGVVEAFRLMTLALAEERHPLSGLSEAGEPLARTVAGSRALISRLREFEHEIEAEVADELESDTRFSGDGELAAALIVAAYRTVAVATTRRRLAGDDLGEVAAAHRERLNAAFGALAKAL comes from the coding sequence ATGGCGAAGCGAGGAGACCGGGGCGGTTCGAGGACGCGGGCGCATATCGCCGAGGTCGCGACAGGGCTGTTCGTGGAGCGCGGCTTCGACGACGTCACGGTCGCCGAGGTCGCCGCCGCCGCGGGTGTTTCCAAGGTGACGGTGTTTTCGCATTTCGACCGCAAGGAGGACCTCGCGCTCGATCGGCTGCCCGACGCCGTCGGTATCGCGCGGGCGACCATCCGGGACCGGCCGGACGGTGTGGGGGTCGTCGAGGCGTTCCGCCTGATGACCCTCGCGCTCGCGGAGGAGCGGCATCCGTTGTCGGGGCTGAGCGAGGCGGGCGAGCCGCTCGCGCGCACCGTCGCCGGCTCGCGCGCGCTCATTTCGCGGCTGCGTGAGTTCGAGCACGAGATCGAGGCCGAGGTGGCCGATGAGCTCGAAAGCGACACCCGGTTCTCGGGTGACGGTGAGCTGGCCGCCGCGCTGATCGTCGCCGCGTACCGCACCGTCGCCGTGGCGACGACGCGTCGCCGCCTGGCCGGGGATGACCTCGGCGAGGTCGCCGCCGCCCACCGCGAGCGGCTGAACGCGGCGTTCGGCGCGCTGGCCAAGGCTTTGTGA
- a CDS encoding FAD-dependent oxidoreductase produces MNRTDVIVVGAGPTGLFLASELALRGVRTTVLERLEEPDPTIKSGSINVATAEILDRRGLLPAAEDVQRRRLAEAKGFTGGRSNRTVRDLTDAAGRASRRFPVLGHFAGIMFRHVLVDQDDPVLAAHTAVANGILVPQHDLELLLGDHCARLGVEIRRGVEVRDLRSAGTGLDDDADVVVKTSAGDFGAGWVVAADGGRSVVRKRLGVEFAGTDPELVGYQAIADFDDPSELRRGWNWTPRGIYTYGPVPGRILVARFAPQPEDKNAPVTVDELQSAVRDVTGVPVTITGLRGRATRWSDNARQARAYRRGRVLLAGDAAHVHSPFSAQGLNLGIGDAVNLGWKLAATVQGHAPAGLLDTYHAERHPIGAWVLDWTRAQVALMRGDERTAQLRKVVGGELFAVPGATNRMIALSSGILQRYDVADDASEPVGSIAGDVELASGTRLADHAHDGRFVLVDRTADSRYAGSESRVAYVADPDVAQPSLLVRPDGIIAWADDSTDHARKLLDIAIQRWLG; encoded by the coding sequence ATGAACCGGACCGACGTGATCGTGGTCGGAGCAGGGCCCACCGGCCTGTTCCTCGCGAGCGAACTGGCGTTGCGAGGAGTGCGGACGACCGTGCTGGAGCGGCTCGAAGAACCGGATCCGACGATCAAATCCGGGTCGATCAACGTCGCCACCGCCGAGATCCTGGACCGGCGCGGCCTGCTGCCCGCCGCGGAGGACGTGCAGCGCCGTCGCCTGGCCGAAGCCAAGGGCTTCACCGGCGGCCGCTCGAACCGGACGGTGCGCGACCTGACCGACGCGGCGGGCCGGGCCTCCCGCCGGTTCCCCGTCCTCGGGCATTTCGCGGGGATCATGTTCCGGCACGTCCTGGTCGACCAGGACGACCCGGTGCTCGCCGCGCATACGGCCGTGGCCAACGGGATCCTGGTGCCCCAGCACGATCTCGAACTGCTGCTCGGCGACCACTGCGCCCGGCTGGGCGTCGAGATCCGCCGCGGCGTCGAGGTGCGGGATCTACGGAGCGCCGGCACCGGGCTCGACGACGACGCCGACGTGGTCGTCAAGACCAGCGCCGGCGACTTCGGCGCCGGATGGGTCGTGGCCGCCGACGGCGGCCGAAGCGTCGTCCGCAAACGGCTCGGTGTCGAGTTCGCGGGCACCGACCCGGAACTCGTGGGTTATCAGGCCATCGCGGATTTCGACGACCCGAGCGAACTGCGCCGGGGCTGGAACTGGACGCCTCGCGGTATCTACACCTACGGCCCGGTGCCGGGACGCATCCTCGTCGCCAGGTTCGCGCCACAGCCGGAGGACAAGAACGCACCCGTGACCGTCGACGAGCTGCAGAGCGCGGTTCGCGACGTCACCGGCGTCCCGGTGACGATCACGGGATTGCGGGGCCGGGCGACCCGGTGGTCGGACAACGCGCGCCAGGCACGGGCCTACCGCCGCGGCAGGGTGCTCCTGGCGGGCGACGCCGCCCACGTGCACTCGCCGTTCAGCGCACAGGGCCTGAACCTCGGCATCGGCGACGCGGTCAACCTCGGCTGGAAACTCGCCGCGACCGTCCAGGGCCACGCGCCGGCGGGGCTGCTCGACACCTATCACGCCGAACGGCATCCGATCGGCGCGTGGGTCCTGGACTGGACAAGGGCCCAGGTCGCGCTCATGCGCGGCGACGAACGGACCGCCCAGCTGCGGAAGGTCGTCGGCGGCGAACTCTTCGCGGTCCCCGGCGCGACCAACCGCATGATCGCGCTCTCCTCCGGAATCCTGCAGCGGTACGACGTCGCCGACGACGCCTCCGAGCCGGTCGGCTCGATCGCCGGGGACGTCGAACTCGCGTCAGGAACGAGACTCGCCGACCACGCTCACGACGGCCGCTTCGTACTCGTGGACCGCACGGCCGACAGCCGCTACGCCGGATCGGAGAGCCGGGTCGCCTACGTGGCGGATCCCGATGTGGCACAGCCGAGTCTCTTGGTGCGCCCGGACGGGATCATCGCCTGGGCCGACGATTCGACCGACCACGCGCGGAAGCTGCTCGACATCGCGATCCAGCGCTGGCTCGGCTGA
- a CDS encoding oxidoreductase, producing MTKETDGRVWLITGCSSGFGRHLVLAALDAGDRVMATARRPETLAELEELGKGRVRVAALDVTDPAQVEAAVRATLAEFGRIDVVVNNAGHGSVGAVEELTMTELRSLMDVMFFGAVEVTKAVLPHLREQGSGAIVQMSSMGGQQSPPGFGAYCSAKFALEAMSESLAAEVAPFGVKVLIVEPGAFRTEFGGSRLHRSRVIDAYRESTGDIRDFVEGMDGSQPGDPAKAAAAILKVLDSDDAPLRLALGDDAVDGLRATHEAKAAELAAWEELSRSTAL from the coding sequence ATGACGAAGGAAACCGACGGCCGTGTCTGGCTGATCACCGGCTGCTCGTCCGGGTTCGGCAGGCACCTCGTCCTGGCCGCGCTCGACGCGGGCGACCGCGTGATGGCCACGGCGCGCCGTCCGGAGACGCTGGCCGAACTGGAAGAGCTCGGCAAGGGCCGGGTGCGCGTCGCGGCACTCGACGTCACCGATCCGGCGCAGGTCGAGGCCGCCGTGCGGGCGACGCTCGCCGAGTTCGGCCGGATCGACGTCGTCGTGAACAACGCCGGCCACGGTTCGGTCGGCGCGGTCGAGGAACTGACCATGACCGAGCTGCGGTCGCTGATGGACGTGATGTTCTTCGGTGCCGTCGAGGTGACGAAAGCCGTCCTGCCACACCTTCGGGAGCAGGGAAGCGGCGCGATCGTGCAGATGAGTTCGATGGGCGGACAGCAGAGCCCGCCCGGTTTCGGGGCTTACTGCTCGGCGAAGTTCGCGCTGGAGGCGATGTCGGAATCGCTCGCCGCCGAGGTGGCGCCGTTCGGCGTCAAGGTGCTGATCGTGGAGCCCGGCGCGTTCCGCACCGAGTTCGGCGGCAGCCGGTTGCACCGCTCCCGGGTGATCGACGCCTATCGCGAATCCACGGGCGACATCCGGGATTTCGTCGAGGGGATGGACGGCTCACAGCCAGGTGACCCGGCGAAGGCCGCCGCCGCGATCCTGAAGGTGCTGGACAGCGACGACGCTCCGCTGCGGCTCGCGCTCGGCGACGACGCTGTCGACGGGCTACGAGCCACGCACGAGGCGAAGGCGGCGGAGCTGGCCGCCTGGGAGGAGCTGAGCCGCTCCACCGCCCTGTGA
- a CDS encoding LysR family transcriptional regulator encodes MTPELRQLRYFVAVAEDASFTKAARRLHIAQQSLSQQITVLERVLGTKLLRRDSRGTRLTEIGSLFLPEARAVLARNDEALSVLERAVRGELGTLRLGFLTTTANYLLPPVVRAVRERLPDLTLTTDDTRIAPLVDGLGSGRYDLIFTRPPLIEGFETRTLIIEEVCAVLPEGHRLAAATELKLAELADEPWVLTPRSSWEPWHRRYDDEFEAAGFTPRVVQRAATVQGLLGLVAAGIGVTRLARSSHSLRRSGVVFVPLTGDTARTVVAWSPENDKPALPGVLDIVTELAAGTDLTEAG; translated from the coding sequence GTGACCCCCGAGCTGCGGCAGTTGCGCTACTTCGTCGCCGTCGCCGAGGACGCGAGCTTCACCAAGGCCGCGCGGCGCCTGCACATCGCCCAGCAGTCCCTTTCGCAGCAGATCACCGTGCTGGAACGGGTTCTCGGCACGAAACTGCTGCGGCGCGACAGCCGGGGAACCCGGCTCACCGAAATCGGCTCGCTGTTCCTGCCGGAGGCCCGGGCGGTCCTGGCCCGCAACGACGAGGCGCTGTCGGTGCTGGAGCGGGCGGTGCGCGGCGAACTCGGCACGCTGCGTCTCGGTTTCCTCACCACCACGGCCAACTACCTGCTCCCGCCGGTGGTGCGCGCGGTCCGCGAGCGGTTGCCCGATCTCACCCTCACCACGGACGACACCCGGATCGCGCCGCTCGTCGACGGGCTCGGCAGCGGCCGCTACGACCTCATCTTCACCCGGCCTCCCCTGATCGAGGGTTTCGAGACCCGGACGCTGATCATCGAGGAGGTTTGTGCCGTCCTCCCGGAGGGGCATCGGCTCGCCGCCGCGACCGAACTGAAGCTCGCGGAGCTGGCCGACGAGCCCTGGGTGCTCACGCCACGGAGCTCCTGGGAACCCTGGCATCGCCGTTATGACGACGAATTCGAGGCGGCGGGCTTCACGCCGCGCGTCGTCCAGCGGGCCGCGACCGTACAAGGGCTGCTCGGTCTCGTCGCCGCGGGAATCGGCGTGACCAGGCTGGCCCGGTCTTCGCACAGCCTGCGCCGGAGCGGGGTGGTGTTCGTGCCGCTGACGGGCGACACGGCCCGGACGGTGGTCGCCTGGTCGCCGGAAAACGACAAGCCCGCCCTGCCAGGCGTGCTCGACATCGTGACGGAACTGGCGGCCGGAACGGATCTGACGGAGGCGGGCTGA
- a CDS encoding GDSL-type esterase/lipase family protein has translation MRRFRWWWGALALTFVVVLVGFIAFTGSESRPGQPSPRQGPPGTGPLTVVSIGDSTVSGEGAGDYTPTTNGQGGNWCHRSPNAFVEQIKIPDVTARVNLACSGAPSEQIALGEAKQWTEPSQAQQLANLIKDHRVAAVVIAIGANDEPKFSAQVNECFKAWFSPQNPPCSAALRTTWKSKVDAMVPKVTNAVADVKKVLAQAGYVPADYQLVLMSYASPVGPQIPEALRSLNGCPFRTEDLEWMRRDGVSVLSDGLKQASRATSARFLDLSRAGAGHEACSSDPANEWFSRLTLQLRDLGQVDRASHALQESFHPNANGHAQVANCLNEFLAARAGNASCLSGPDGKLHAAPEVVAR, from the coding sequence ATGCGACGTTTCCGGTGGTGGTGGGGTGCTCTCGCGCTCACGTTCGTGGTGGTTCTCGTCGGGTTCATTGCCTTTACCGGGTCGGAAAGCCGCCCGGGGCAGCCGTCCCCGCGCCAAGGGCCGCCCGGGACGGGGCCGCTGACGGTCGTCTCCATCGGCGACAGCACCGTTTCCGGCGAGGGCGCGGGCGACTACACGCCCACCACCAACGGACAGGGCGGCAACTGGTGCCACCGCTCCCCCAACGCCTTCGTCGAGCAGATCAAGATCCCCGACGTCACCGCACGCGTCAACCTCGCGTGTTCGGGAGCGCCCTCGGAGCAGATCGCCTTGGGTGAGGCCAAGCAGTGGACGGAGCCGTCGCAGGCGCAACAGCTCGCGAACCTCATCAAGGACCACCGGGTCGCCGCGGTGGTGATCGCGATCGGCGCGAACGACGAGCCGAAGTTCTCCGCTCAGGTCAACGAGTGCTTCAAGGCGTGGTTCTCGCCGCAGAATCCGCCGTGCAGCGCGGCACTTCGCACCACCTGGAAGTCCAAAGTGGACGCCATGGTCCCGAAGGTGACCAACGCCGTCGCCGACGTCAAGAAGGTGCTGGCGCAGGCGGGTTACGTCCCCGCGGACTACCAGCTCGTGCTGATGTCGTACGCCTCGCCTGTCGGCCCTCAGATCCCGGAAGCGCTGCGCAGCCTCAACGGCTGCCCGTTCCGCACCGAGGACCTGGAGTGGATGCGCCGCGACGGCGTCTCCGTCCTGTCGGACGGGCTCAAACAGGCATCCAGGGCGACCAGTGCGCGCTTCCTCGACCTGTCGCGAGCCGGCGCCGGGCACGAGGCGTGCAGCAGCGACCCGGCGAACGAATGGTTCAGCAGGCTGACGCTGCAACTGCGCGACCTCGGCCAGGTGGACCGCGCGAGCCACGCGCTGCAGGAGTCCTTCCACCCCAACGCGAACGGCCACGCGCAGGTCGCGAACTGCCTCAACGAGTTCCTCGCCGCGCGGGCGGGCAACGCGTCGTGCCTCTCCGGACCCGACGGCAAACTGCACGCTGCACCCGAGGTGGTCGCGCGCTAG
- a CDS encoding Lrp/AsnC family transcriptional regulator, translating to MTGSLEPLDQAIVQELAADGRRSFTDLAERVGLSVSAVHQRVRRLEQRGVILGYTARLDGEQIGLPLTALISLTPNDPAAPDDYPQRLEHIKEIESCYSVAGDESYILLVRVASPLGLEDLLRRIRESAKVSTRTTVVLSTPFEGRSPTL from the coding sequence ATGACCGGTTCCCTGGAGCCGCTGGATCAGGCCATCGTGCAGGAGCTGGCCGCGGACGGACGGCGCAGTTTCACCGATCTGGCGGAACGGGTCGGGCTTTCGGTGTCGGCGGTGCACCAGCGGGTGCGCCGCCTGGAGCAGCGCGGGGTCATCCTCGGCTACACCGCGCGGCTCGACGGCGAGCAGATCGGCCTGCCGCTCACGGCGCTGATCTCGCTGACGCCGAACGATCCGGCCGCGCCGGACGACTACCCGCAGCGTCTGGAGCACATCAAGGAGATCGAGTCCTGCTACTCGGTCGCCGGCGACGAGTCGTACATCCTCCTGGTCCGGGTGGCGTCGCCGCTCGGGCTGGAGGATCTGCTCCGCCGGATCCGCGAGTCCGCCAAGGTCTCGACCCGGACCACGGTGGTGCTGTCGACGCCGTTCGAGGGACGCTCGCCCACCCTGTGA
- a CDS encoding Xaa-Pro peptidase family protein encodes MSRRSLHNPAPDAASLRARLDRARAAAAAADTDALLIAPGSDLRYLIGQAGGSFERLTTLVIPADGVPALVLPKLEAPGYADVPADELGIEIVTWVDGDNAYELVADRLGKPGRVAVSDFTPALHVLAFRGALGDAEQTLAGPIVRELRMRKDAAEIQALRDAGAAIDRVHARVHEWLRPGRTEAEVGADITAAIVEEGHTHADFVIVGSGPNGASPHHDVSERVIERGDVVVVDIGGPIAEGYNSDSTRTYAVGEPRDADVAETYAVLQRAQKAAVEAVRPGVTAESIDAAARDIIAEAGYGEYFIHRTGHGIGLDVHEEPYIIKGNALPLEPGMAFSVEPGIYQPGRWGARIEDIVVVTEDGVESVNQRPHDLIVLDA; translated from the coding sequence ATGTCGCGCCGTTCCCTTCACAACCCAGCCCCCGACGCCGCCAGCCTCCGCGCCCGCCTCGACCGGGCCCGCGCCGCGGCGGCCGCCGCCGACACCGACGCCCTGCTGATCGCACCCGGCTCGGACCTGCGGTACCTCATCGGCCAGGCCGGGGGCTCCTTCGAGCGGCTGACCACGTTGGTGATCCCGGCCGACGGCGTCCCGGCGCTGGTCCTGCCGAAGCTGGAGGCCCCCGGTTACGCCGACGTCCCCGCCGACGAACTCGGCATCGAGATCGTCACCTGGGTCGACGGCGACAACGCCTACGAACTGGTCGCCGACCGGCTGGGCAAGCCCGGCCGCGTGGCGGTCAGCGACTTCACCCCGGCCCTGCACGTGCTCGCCTTCCGCGGCGCGCTCGGCGACGCCGAGCAGACGCTGGCCGGGCCGATCGTGCGCGAACTGCGGATGCGCAAGGACGCGGCCGAGATCCAGGCGCTGCGCGACGCGGGAGCGGCGATCGACCGCGTGCACGCCCGCGTGCACGAATGGCTGCGCCCCGGCCGCACCGAGGCCGAGGTCGGCGCGGACATCACCGCCGCCATCGTCGAAGAGGGCCACACCCACGCCGACTTCGTGATCGTGGGCTCGGGCCCCAACGGCGCCAGCCCGCACCACGACGTCTCCGAGCGGGTCATCGAGCGCGGCGACGTCGTCGTGGTCGACATCGGCGGCCCGATCGCCGAGGGCTACAACTCCGACTCCACCCGCACGTACGCGGTCGGCGAGCCGCGTGACGCCGACGTCGCCGAGACGTACGCCGTGCTGCAGCGTGCCCAGAAGGCCGCCGTCGAGGCCGTCCGTCCCGGTGTCACCGCCGAGTCGATCGACGCCGCGGCGCGCGACATCATCGCCGAGGCCGGGTACGGCGAGTACTTCATCCACCGCACCGGTCACGGCATCGGCCTCGACGTGCACGAGGAGCCCTACATCATCAAGGGCAACGCGCTGCCGCTCGAGCCGGGCATGGCCTTCAGCGTCGAGCCCGGCATCTACCAGCCCGGCCGCTGGGGCGCCCGCATCGAGGACATCGTCGTGGTCACCGAGGACGGCGTCGAATCGGTCAACCAGCGCCCGCACGACCTGATCGTGCTCGACGCATGA
- a CDS encoding MFS transporter: protein MSRVPLGALVVASGISSAGVMMTLLAIPWFVLQSTGSGTKTGLVTAAEVLGLMVAALLGGPVVDRVGTRRASVGADLLTTVTVLLIPLAMGTTGLSLPGLIALSFVMGVSRGPADTAKQVLLPGVAELGDVRVSRAASAVEAAMRTGRMAGGPAAGALIALIGPIPVLFVDAGVLLVSAALVFALVPVAAGPPRPPSGGYLKQLREGLGYVKRDAVLRALVGMLMLTNSLDFGLLGVLYPAYGDQVLHSTALIGAMITAVAAGALLGSAIYGWVGHRVSRRTAILVAVGIEGAPRFALLALEPAPPVLLAGLVVAGIGAGALNPIVLPAVYERVPEAVRGRVLSLLVGGVLAAMPLGSMAAGLLLDGIGLVGALAVFGGLYLIAGTFPAIFRVWRGLDDPAPIGGDRPVSQGARTD from the coding sequence ATGAGCCGGGTGCCACTGGGGGCCCTGGTCGTGGCTTCGGGGATTTCCTCGGCCGGGGTGATGATGACGCTGCTCGCGATTCCCTGGTTCGTCCTGCAGAGCACCGGCAGCGGTACCAAGACCGGCCTAGTGACCGCGGCCGAGGTGCTGGGCCTGATGGTCGCGGCGTTGCTGGGCGGGCCGGTCGTGGACCGGGTCGGCACCCGCCGGGCCAGCGTCGGCGCGGATCTGCTGACCACCGTGACGGTGCTCCTGATCCCGCTCGCGATGGGCACGACGGGGCTCAGCCTGCCCGGGCTGATCGCGTTGTCGTTCGTGATGGGCGTTTCCCGCGGGCCCGCCGACACCGCCAAGCAGGTGCTGCTTCCCGGAGTCGCCGAACTCGGCGATGTCCGCGTGAGCCGGGCGGCGAGTGCCGTCGAGGCGGCGATGAGGACCGGCAGGATGGCGGGTGGACCCGCGGCCGGCGCGCTGATCGCGCTGATCGGGCCCATCCCGGTCCTGTTCGTCGACGCCGGTGTGCTCCTGGTGTCCGCGGCCCTGGTGTTCGCGCTCGTCCCGGTCGCGGCCGGTCCGCCGAGGCCGCCGTCGGGCGGCTACCTCAAGCAGTTGCGCGAAGGGCTGGGATACGTCAAACGCGACGCGGTGCTGCGGGCGCTGGTCGGCATGCTGATGCTCACCAACAGCCTCGACTTCGGGCTGCTCGGTGTCCTGTATCCGGCTTATGGCGACCAGGTCCTGCACAGCACCGCGCTCATCGGCGCGATGATCACCGCGGTCGCGGCAGGGGCGCTGCTCGGTTCGGCGATTTACGGCTGGGTGGGCCACCGGGTCTCCCGGCGGACGGCGATCCTCGTCGCGGTCGGCATCGAAGGGGCGCCGAGGTTCGCCTTGCTCGCGCTGGAGCCCGCGCCGCCGGTCCTGCTCGCCGGTCTCGTGGTCGCCGGGATCGGGGCCGGCGCACTCAATCCGATCGTGCTCCCGGCCGTCTACGAGCGGGTACCGGAAGCCGTCCGAGGCCGCGTGCTCAGTCTGCTCGTGGGCGGGGTGCTCGCCGCGATGCCGCTCGGCTCGATGGCGGCCGGGTTGCTGCTGGACGGGATCGGACTCGTCGGAGCGCTCGCGGTGTTCGGTGGTCTGTACCTGATCGCCGGCACCTTCCCGGCGATCTTCCGGGTCTGGCGCGGACTCGACGATCCCGCCCCGATCGGGGGTGACCGGCCGGTGAGCCAAGGCGCGCGGACCGACTAG
- a CDS encoding NADPH-dependent FMN reductase, producing MTTNSPYQLAVVISSVREGRFAPVVANWFLDRAKQRDDVTLSVIDLAESPGDLSPGVAGADAVVVIVPEYNHSYPGPLKTALDATGPEWHGKPVAFVSYGGISGGLRAVEHLRPVFAELHAATIRETVSFPYAWNHFGPDGEHDDFEGASLAATTLLNQLNWWANALRDARRVRPYAA from the coding sequence ATGACAACGAACTCGCCTTACCAGCTCGCCGTCGTGATCAGCAGCGTCCGCGAGGGCCGCTTCGCCCCCGTCGTCGCGAACTGGTTCCTCGACCGCGCCAAACAGCGCGACGACGTCACCCTGTCCGTCATCGACCTGGCCGAAAGTCCCGGCGATCTCTCCCCCGGCGTCGCCGGCGCGGACGCCGTCGTCGTGATCGTGCCCGAGTACAACCACAGCTACCCCGGCCCGCTCAAGACCGCGCTCGACGCCACCGGCCCCGAATGGCACGGCAAACCGGTCGCCTTCGTTTCCTACGGCGGGATCTCGGGCGGCCTGCGCGCGGTCGAGCACCTGCGCCCGGTCTTCGCCGAGCTCCACGCCGCGACGATCCGCGAGACCGTCAGCTTCCCGTACGCCTGGAACCACTTCGGCCCCGACGGCGAGCACGACGACTTCGAAGGCGCTTCGCTCGCGGCCACCACGCTGTTGAACCAGCTGAACTGGTGGGCCAACGCCCTCCGCGACGCACGCCGGGTGCGCCCCTACGCGGCCTGA